The Rhododendron vialii isolate Sample 1 chromosome 1a, ASM3025357v1 region TTCTTGCATTTCTTGCTCGATGAGATCGACGCAAGGCATGAAACGGCGTACTTTTTTGCAGTATTTTGAGGGCTCGGATCAAGCAACTGGACCAAATTAGGCACACTTTTCTCATCCCTTTTCACTTCTCTCCTGTTCTGTGAAAAGCTCACTAAACTTGAAATCGCTTGTGCAGCAACTTCCCTACCACCGTTGGTCTTCGCTTCTAGCATTTTCACAAGAAGGGGAATGCACCCACTTTCGCCCACCAATTTCTTCATATCCGCTGAATTGGAAATTGCACAAATGGCAGATGCAGCAGCTTTTTGTGCACCAGGGGATCCAGATTTTAAAACGTGAACCAAACGAGGAATAAGGCCTAGAGAAACCAAAACATCAACCGGAACCGAGCCTATCAAATTCCTCAATGCCCCGACTGCTGATTCTTGGGGCAATGGCCCGTCGAGATATACTAACAAGCTTCGAATCCCACCATCTGAAATAACATTCCTTCGGAGAATTTCATTGCTCGAAGTGAGATTCTGTAGGCATTCGGCTGCGTATTCTTTCGATCCCAATAAAATTCCACAATCAAGGAGATTGATCATAACTTTTATAACCCCTTCTTCGGCTAAAGTCTGCCTCACTTCCGGCACAACCGATATGTTTTTCACCGTACAAGCGGCTGCAGCCTGCGAAATAGAGTCGCCAATATTACAAATCTCGATCAGCGACCGGACCCCACCGTTTCCGACGATTGAACGGGCAGTTTCTGGTGACATTGATAGTCTCTGGAGAGAGATCACCGCCTTCTCTCTCCCCACTGCACTACCGGACTCAACGAGTCTAATGAGAGGCGGTAAAACACTTTCTGAAACCAGCCAATTC contains the following coding sequences:
- the LOC131323326 gene encoding protein CELLULOSE SYNTHASE INTERACTIVE 1 isoform X2, whose translation is MVEEGSNDVSADTLSVEEWLSHAQDLVPLALDKAKEVKGFPGRWKMIISKLEQIPSRLSDLSSHPCFSKNTLCKEQLQAVSKTLNESIKLAELCTKEKYEGKLQMQSDLDALSGRLDLNLRDCGLLIKTGVLGEVTFPSQTVSTATDTESLSHGNIRELLARLQIGHLEAKHKALDTLVELMKEDEKTVLSVLGRSNISAIVQLLTATSPKIREKAVTVICSLAESGSCENWLVSESVLPPLIRLVESGSAVGREKAVISLQRLSMSPETARSIVGNGGVRSLIEICNIGDSISQAAAACTVKNISVVPEVRQTLAEEGVIKVMINLLDCGILLGSKEYAAECLQNLTSSNEILRRNVISDGGIRSLLVYLDGPLPQESAVGALRNLIGSVPVDVLVSLGLIPRLVHVLKSGSPGAQKAAASAICAISNSADMKKLVGESGCIPLLVKMLEAKTNGGREVAAQAISSLVSFSQNRREVKRDEKSVPNLVQLLDPSPQNTAKKYAVSCLASISSSKKCKKLMISYGAIGYLKKLSEMEVPGAKKLLERLERGKLRSLFSRH